The segment CTTTAAATAGTAAAACCATTGTAGATAGTTATGCAACTGTTTTTGAATGGATCAAACTTTTTGATAATAATGTATGGTTTATCATTGCCATAATGATTCTTGTTGCAGGTATAAATATGGTGACTGCTTTGTTGGTTTTAATTTTAGAACGCGTACAAATGATTGGTATTTTAAAAGCCTTAGGAAGTTCTAATTCTAGCATTAGAAAAGTGTTTTTATACAACGCTACGTACCTAATTTTAAAAGGACTTTTTTGGGGGAATATTATAGGGTTGTTGCTTGTTTTTATTCAGTATTATTTCGAGGTAATTACCTTAAATCCAGAAACGTATTATGTGGCCGTAATGCCCGTTTATATTTCTTTTAAACAATTGATATTACTTAATTTAGGAACACTTTTATTGTGTTTTTTAATGTTGATAATTCCATCTTATATCATCACTAAAATTAATCCGTCTAAGTCAATTAAATTTGCTTAAATTTATTTTTACCACATAGCATACATAGCTGTTTTTGGGCGTTCCCTAAAGGTCGCGCTTTTCACTGTATCTTTTTTTCGTTACTCAAAAAAGGATGTCGTTTCAATCGCTAACGCAAGTAATCTATCTATTTTTAGTGTTGCTATTTGTTTGCAGCTTATTTGCGTTAGCGATTGAATGGCGTGTTTGAGCTCTTTTTTAGTTGTCAGTTCGCTTTAATTTGCTTTTTTGCAAATTTGTATCGAGAACAAAACTAAAAAAAGCGAGTAATGAAAGCGCGACCCTTTTGGGAACGCCAAAAAAATATTTTACCTTTGCAGTCGAAAATTAATAAATGAAATACGCAAAAAACATATTAGAAACCATTGGTAATACACCTTTGGTACAACTAAACGTTGTTACTAAAGAAGTAGCTGCTTTGGTGTTGGCAAAGGTAGAAACTTTTAACCCAGGAAATTCTATAAAAGATAGAATGGCGTTAAAAATGGTTGAAGATGCAGAAGCAGATGGACGTTTAAAACCCGGAGGAACCATTATAGAAGGTACTTCTGGAAACACAGGAATGGGGTTGGCGTTGGCAGCAATTATAAAAGGTTACAAATGTATTTTTGTATTATCAGACAAGCAGTCTAAAGAGAAAATGGATATCTTACGTGCGGTTGGTGCAGAAGTAATTGTGTGTCCAACAAATGTAGAACCAGAAGATCCTAGATCTTATTACTCGGTTTCTAAACGTTTAGGAGCAGAAACACCAAATTCTTGGTATGTAAATCAATATGACAATCCAAGTAACGCGCTTACACATTATGAGCAAACGGGACCAGAAATTTGGGAACAAACAGATGGTAAAATCACTCATTTTGTTGTTGGAGTAGGAACGGGAGGAACCATTTCTGGAACTGCAAAATTCTTGAAAGAGCAAAATCCTAATATTAAAGTTTGGGGAATTGATACCTATGGTTCTGTGTTTAAGAAATACCATGAAACGGGTATTTTTGATGAGAATGAAATTTACCCTTACATTACAGAAGGAATTGGAGAAGATATTTTACCAAAAAATGTGGATTTTTCTTTGATTGATGGTTTTACGAAAGTAACCGATAAGGATGCGGCAGTTTATACGCGTAAAATTGCCAAAGAAGAAGGTATTTTTGTTGGTAATTCTGCTGGTTCTGCAATAAAAGGATTGTTGCAATTAAAAGAACATTTTACAAAAGACGATGTTGTGGTTGTGTTATTTCACGATCATGGAAGTAGGTATGTTGGTAAGATGTTTAATGATGATTGGATGCGTGATAGAGGTTTCTTAGAAGAGGAAATTAAAACGGCTGCAGATTTGGTTAAAATTCATGGTGATGCACCTTTGGTTACGGTACAAACTGAAGAGTTAGTTTCTCATGCAATTGAGAGAATGCGCGATTATAAAATAAGTCAAATTCCGGTAAAAGACAGTAATGGTTTTGTAGGGTCTATTGATGATGCTGTTTTATTACACAATTTTATTGACGATAAAAATATTGCAGACAAACCAATTAAAGGTATTATGGGAAAATCATATCCAATAGTAAAGAAATCTGCTAAATTAGATGAAATTTCTAAATTGATAACCAAAGAGAATCAAGCTGTTTTGGTTGATTTAGAAAACGGGAATCATCATATTATTACAAAGTCTGATATTATTAGTGCGATGTAATAGGTTTTGTTTTCAACTGAATTAGAACTTACATAACACAAAAAAAAACCATCTCAAAAGAGGTGGTTTTTTTTATTAACTAACTAACTAATTCAACTAATTCAAATAATTTACAAAGAAGAGGTTTACAACGTCTCTTCATTTTTATACTATACAAGCTTCGTGCCGAAGTTTATTTCTAGGAATTTATTTATTCTATACACGTAACTTTTACAGTTTATGAACATTAAAGATGTTTTTACTACTGAATGTTTCGTTTTATTCCTTTTAATGTGGCTTTAATTCATGTATTCCTTTTATTCTTTAATGATATTTTAGTTTTTTTATTTAAAATCCAGTTTCTGGAGCTTCTGTGCTTTAATTCTGCGCTTTTTGTGGATTTAATATGAGCTAATTCCTATTGCTCTTAAAGTAGCATGTTTACAGAAATTCCTTGTTTTTAAATTCTAATTAATAATTAATTTCTTTGTTAATAGTTGATTTTTTATATTCTTAATACGAATAAAATAAATTCCTTTATTTAAATCAGACACTTCATATAAATTATTTTTAATACTCTCTTTTGAATATGTTTTTACTTGTTTACCTGTAACATCATAAATACTTACTATTAGAGCTTCATTTGTTAAGGAAAAAGTATTAGAAGCAGGGTTTGGGTATATTTTAAAAATATTGTTTTCTAAAGCAACATCTTCAGTAGAAAGTGCTGCTGGATTATCTGCATAGATTTTAAATTCTCCAGGCGCTAAAGATATTAGAGCTGATGTATTCGTAACATTTATGGTAGAATTTTCATTTAACAAATTATACCAAGTTCCTGTTTTTTGAAAAATCGGATTAATACTTTGAGTTGTAACTCCAAAATTTCCTATAACAACAATGTTTTGAATACCTGTAGCAGATGGATTTGTTAAGTGAATCTTTTTTAATCCATTTGTATTAGCAACATCTAAAGAAAAATCTTCAGTTTCAAAAATATCATATTTCAATTTTAATTGAATAATTTTAGACCAAGTATTATAAAGGTTTTTTCTCTCTTGATTGTCAAAATAATTCCATAGAATTGGTTTGTTACCTATTCTTCCGTTTTGATCTATAGAAATATCATAGCCTAATTCTCCAAATTGCCATATCATTTTGGGGCCAGGAATGGTAAAATAAAAAGCCCCTCCAATTTTTTGTCTATCTAAAGCAGTTGCTAAATTTTTAACATTATAACTCCCGCTAAAATTTCCAAATTGTAAATTTTTATACATTAAACGTTCTTCATCATGACTTTCCATATAACTTACATTTGCAGGTACAGACCAACCTCTGTTTTTATACGAAATCCAAGAAAAATCAGAACTAGCACCATACCCCATAGTTGCTTGATTGTATTGAGAATTATGATTTCCCCATAGCATAATTCCTTTTCCTTCACTTAAACGGTAATTTACCCATTCAGTTTCTTCGGTATTTCCACCTAAGTGCTCAAATATTACATAAAAATTAGGGTCAATATTCCATTGGTAATCTGCATATTCTTTTAAAACAGTAACTCTATCTTGTTGGTATGCGTTTGTACAAGCATCGCTACCGGTACAGTTTTGTGTAAAACCTTTTGTTAAATCCCATCTAAAACCATCAATTTTATATTCATCAATCCAATATTGAGAAACTCTTTTTACGTAATCTTGAGTTGCTTGTTTAGAGTGATTAAAATCGTTAAAAACACTGTAAGAATGTCTTGCAATTGGGTTGAAAAAAGGACTGTCTGTACTTGCTTGACCACCATAACCACCATTGTCTGTATTATACATTCTATAATAAGGGTTTTGCCCACTTGCGTGATTAAAAGCAACATCAATAATAACAGCCATTCCTCTTCTATGGCATTCATCAACTAACTGCTTAAAAGCTTTAGTATTACCATAATATTTATCTAAAGCCATATGAAAAGAAGGATTATATCCCCAAGATTCATTACCATCAAATTCCATAACTGGCATAAATTCAATGGCATTTATCCCTAAATTTTGCAAATAGTCTAATCTATCTTTTACTGCATCAAAACTATGTAATTCATCAAAATCTCTAATAAGAAGTTCATAAATTACTAAATCTGTTTTTGCTGGTTTTTGAAAGTTTGTTACTTGCCAATTGTAAGCTACATCACCAGTTCTTAATAATGTAACTGCATGATTTGTTTTTCCTGAAGGATAATTAGGTAAATTAGGATATGTTGTAGCGTTTATATATTGATCATTATACTCACTTAAAATTACTGTAGAATAAGGGTCTGCAACTCTTAAATCTGCATCAATTATATATTGATACGTATAATCTGTTTGCGCAGTTAAACCTGTAAGTTCTATCCAAAAACGATCATTAGAACTATCTTTTTTAAGAAGGTAAGTGTCATTTAATTCCCAGTTATTAAAGTTACCAATTAAATGAACAAACTCTTTTTCTGGCGCATAAAAAACTAAGGTAGCTTTTGTAGTATCTGATGGGTTTAAGTTAATTCCATCTTTCATTCCAGAAGGAACAGCAGCTTCTGTAACAGTTGGTTTTACAATTGCTTGAAAAGTGGTACTTTTTGTTTCTCCGTTATTTGTAGCTTCTAATAAAAAGGTTGTGTTTTGTGAAACGGTAGGAGAGAAGGTATACGTTAACCCAGAGTTTTGATTTACGATTGTACCATTTGCTTTTAAAACAAAACTAGCCGTTAGTGATGCGGAAGCATTTATAGATAAACTTTCTCCGGAGTTTAAAACTGTTGTTGCTGTTGAAGGTGAATTTAATGTTAATTGAAATGAACCAACATTAAAAATAAAATCGTTACAACCATTGTCTTTCAATTCTTGAGAACCATTTGCATTTCTAAAAACAATTCCCATCTTAGTAACACTAGCAGCTTGTGCATCTGTTAAATTATAATATGTTTTTGGAACAAAAGTAATTTCCCAAAGATTGTTAGATGCGTTTAGTGTCATTTCACCAACACCATTGTCTAATCCCCAATTACCAACTACACTTGTATTAAAAGCATCTGCATCTGTACCAACGCCAGAGTGCATATAAACTTTTGTAGGATTATTGAGTCCGTTGCAATCTGTAGCAGAACTATTTGCATCTAAACTTATTGTTATAGATGCTGTTATGTCAAAAGGATTTGGAGTAATTGTAACTTGGCTAAAACCTATTGAAGTTATAAATAGAATAAATAAGAAAGCAATTTTTTTCATACATATAGTGTTTTAAAAACAAAGGCTACTTTTAGAAAGTAGCCTTTGAAAAGTTGATACAAAATTTAGTTTATTGTATATGTTGGGGTATCAGGATCTGTAAAATCTAAAACAAAAGAATACGTTCCTGCAACAGAAATTATATTATCTCCTCCATCATCTAAAGTACCATCTGCACCAGTATCTCCATAATTAAGAGCCCATGCTTCATTAGATCTGAATTTATATTCACCTTCTAAAAGTGTAACGTTATTTAAAACCCAAATATTATCATTAGGTTGAGACCAATCTCTTGTAAACAATGCATCAGAAGTTGCTCCCCAATCATTATACGCAGAACCTACAAGTCCCCAAATATGATCTATTGCTTGTAAAGAGTACGAAAAATCATTTAAGTTTACAGTAATAATATACCTACCTGCTGAGGTAGCAATATTATCTCCTCCCAAATCTAGAACACCATCTGCACCAGTATCTCCATAGTCTGTAGTCCATTCATTATTCATTCTTAGTTT is part of the Polaribacter sp. SA4-10 genome and harbors:
- a CDS encoding pyridoxal-phosphate dependent enzyme, which translates into the protein MKYAKNILETIGNTPLVQLNVVTKEVAALVLAKVETFNPGNSIKDRMALKMVEDAEADGRLKPGGTIIEGTSGNTGMGLALAAIIKGYKCIFVLSDKQSKEKMDILRAVGAEVIVCPTNVEPEDPRSYYSVSKRLGAETPNSWYVNQYDNPSNALTHYEQTGPEIWEQTDGKITHFVVGVGTGGTISGTAKFLKEQNPNIKVWGIDTYGSVFKKYHETGIFDENEIYPYITEGIGEDILPKNVDFSLIDGFTKVTDKDAAVYTRKIAKEEGIFVGNSAGSAIKGLLQLKEHFTKDDVVVVLFHDHGSRYVGKMFNDDWMRDRGFLEEEIKTAADLVKIHGDAPLVTVQTEELVSHAIERMRDYKISQIPVKDSNGFVGSIDDAVLLHNFIDDKNIADKPIKGIMGKSYPIVKKSAKLDEISKLITKENQAVLVDLENGNHHIITKSDIISAM
- a CDS encoding alpha-amylase family glycosyl hydrolase; this translates as MKKIAFLFILFITSIGFSQVTITPNPFDITASITISLDANSSATDCNGLNNPTKVYMHSGVGTDADAFNTSVVGNWGLDNGVGEMTLNASNNLWEITFVPKTYYNLTDAQAASVTKMGIVFRNANGSQELKDNGCNDFIFNVGSFQLTLNSPSTATTVLNSGESLSINASASLTASFVLKANGTIVNQNSGLTYTFSPTVSQNTTFLLEATNNGETKSTTFQAIVKPTVTEAAVPSGMKDGINLNPSDTTKATLVFYAPEKEFVHLIGNFNNWELNDTYLLKKDSSNDRFWIELTGLTAQTDYTYQYIIDADLRVADPYSTVILSEYNDQYINATTYPNLPNYPSGKTNHAVTLLRTGDVAYNWQVTNFQKPAKTDLVIYELLIRDFDELHSFDAVKDRLDYLQNLGINAIEFMPVMEFDGNESWGYNPSFHMALDKYYGNTKAFKQLVDECHRRGMAVIIDVAFNHASGQNPYYRMYNTDNGGYGGQASTDSPFFNPIARHSYSVFNDFNHSKQATQDYVKRVSQYWIDEYKIDGFRWDLTKGFTQNCTGSDACTNAYQQDRVTVLKEYADYQWNIDPNFYVIFEHLGGNTEETEWVNYRLSEGKGIMLWGNHNSQYNQATMGYGASSDFSWISYKNRGWSVPANVSYMESHDEERLMYKNLQFGNFSGSYNVKNLATALDRQKIGGAFYFTIPGPKMIWQFGELGYDISIDQNGRIGNKPILWNYFDNQERKNLYNTWSKIIQLKLKYDIFETEDFSLDVANTNGLKKIHLTNPSATGIQNIVVIGNFGVTTQSINPIFQKTGTWYNLLNENSTINVTNTSALISLAPGEFKIYADNPAALSTEDVALENNIFKIYPNPASNTFSLTNEALIVSIYDVTGKQVKTYSKESIKNNLYEVSDLNKGIYFIRIKNIKNQLLTKKLIIN